One segment of Canis aureus isolate CA01 chromosome 27, VMU_Caureus_v.1.0, whole genome shotgun sequence DNA contains the following:
- the P2RX4 gene encoding P2X purinoceptor 4 isoform X2: MAGCCAALAPFLFEYDTPRIVLIRSRKVGLMNRAVQLLILAYVIGWVFVWEKGYQETDSVVSSVTTKAKGVTVTNTSILGFRVWDVADYVVPVQLPDKTTVCKSDANCVAGSSGTHSNGIATGKCVLFNGTVKTCEVAAWCPVEDDTHVPEPAFLKAAENFTLLVKNNIWYPKFNFSKRNILPNITTTYLKSCIYDAVTDPFCPIFRLGKIVESAGHSFQDMAIEGGIMGIQINWNCNLDRTSSLCLPRYSFRRLDTRDVDHNVSPGYNFRFAKYYSDLTGAERRTLIKAYGIRFDIIVFGKAGKFDIIPTMINIGSGLALLGVATVLCDIIVLYCMKKRYYYREKKYKYVEDYEQGLGGEMDQ; the protein is encoded by the exons ATGGCGGGCTGCTGCGCGGCGCTGGCCCCCTTCCTGTTCGAGTACGACACGCCGCGCATCGTGCTCATCCGCAGCCGTAAAGTGGGGCTCATGAACCGGGCCGTGCAGCTGCTCATCCTGGCCTACGTCATCGG GTGGGTGTTTGTGTGGGAAAAAGGCTACCAGGAAACAGATTCTGTGGTCAGCTCAGTTACTACCAAAGCCAAAGGCGTGACTGTAACCAACACTTCGATACTTGGATTCCGGGTCTGGGATGTGGCGGATTATGTGGTTCCAGTTCAG cttccagatAAGACCACTGTGTGTAAATCAGATGCCAACTGTGTTGCTGGCTCTTCAGGCACCCACAGCAATG GAATTGCAACAGGAAAATGCGTGCTTTTCAATGGGACTGTAAAGACATGCGAGGTGGCAGCCTGGTGCCCAGTGGAGGACGACACACATGTGCCAGA acctgCTTTTCTAAAGGCTGCAGAAAACTTCACTCTTTTGGTTAAGAACAACATCTGGTATCCCAAATTTAATTTCAGCAA GAGGAATATTCTTCCGAACATCACTACAACCTACCTCAAATCGTGCATTTATGATGCTGTAACAGATCCCTTCTGCCCCATATTCCGTCTTGGCAAAATAGTGGAGAGCGCAGGGCACAGCTTCCAAGACATGGCCATCGAG GGAGGCATCATGGGCATTCAGATCAACTGGAACTGCAACCTGGACAGaacctcctccctctgcctgcccaggTACTCCTTCCGCCGCCTGGACACCCGGGATGTGGACCACAATGTGTCCCCTGGTTACAATTTCAG GTTTGCCAAGTACTACAGTGACCTGACTGGTGCTGAGCGCCGCACGCTCATCAAGGCCTACGGCATCCGCTTCGACATCATAGTGTTCGGAAAG GCTGGGAAATTTGACATCATCCCCACCATGATCAACATCGGCTCTGGTTTGGCGCTCTTAGGGGTG GCAACAGTGCTATGTGACATCATTGTCCTCTACTGCATGAAGAAAAGATACTACTACCGGGAGAAGAAATATAAGTATGTGGAGGATTATGAGCAG GGTCTTGGTGGAGAGATGGACCAGTGA
- the P2RX4 gene encoding P2X purinoceptor 4 isoform X1 encodes MAGCCAALAPFLFEYDTPRIVLIRSRKVGLMNRAVQLLILAYVIGWVFVWEKGYQETDSVVSSVTTKAKGVTVTNTSILGFRVWDVADYVVPVQEENSLFIMTNMIITLNQTQGLCPELPDKTTVCKSDANCVAGSSGTHSNGIATGKCVLFNGTVKTCEVAAWCPVEDDTHVPEPAFLKAAENFTLLVKNNIWYPKFNFSKRNILPNITTTYLKSCIYDAVTDPFCPIFRLGKIVESAGHSFQDMAIEGGIMGIQINWNCNLDRTSSLCLPRYSFRRLDTRDVDHNVSPGYNFRFAKYYSDLTGAERRTLIKAYGIRFDIIVFGKAGKFDIIPTMINIGSGLALLGVATVLCDIIVLYCMKKRYYYREKKYKYVEDYEQGLGGEMDQ; translated from the exons ATGGCGGGCTGCTGCGCGGCGCTGGCCCCCTTCCTGTTCGAGTACGACACGCCGCGCATCGTGCTCATCCGCAGCCGTAAAGTGGGGCTCATGAACCGGGCCGTGCAGCTGCTCATCCTGGCCTACGTCATCGG GTGGGTGTTTGTGTGGGAAAAAGGCTACCAGGAAACAGATTCTGTGGTCAGCTCAGTTACTACCAAAGCCAAAGGCGTGACTGTAACCAACACTTCGATACTTGGATTCCGGGTCTGGGATGTGGCGGATTATGTGGTTCCAGTTCAG GAAGAAAACTCCCTCTTCATCATGACCAACATGATCATTACCTTGAACCAGACCCAGGGCCTCTGTCCTGAG cttccagatAAGACCACTGTGTGTAAATCAGATGCCAACTGTGTTGCTGGCTCTTCAGGCACCCACAGCAATG GAATTGCAACAGGAAAATGCGTGCTTTTCAATGGGACTGTAAAGACATGCGAGGTGGCAGCCTGGTGCCCAGTGGAGGACGACACACATGTGCCAGA acctgCTTTTCTAAAGGCTGCAGAAAACTTCACTCTTTTGGTTAAGAACAACATCTGGTATCCCAAATTTAATTTCAGCAA GAGGAATATTCTTCCGAACATCACTACAACCTACCTCAAATCGTGCATTTATGATGCTGTAACAGATCCCTTCTGCCCCATATTCCGTCTTGGCAAAATAGTGGAGAGCGCAGGGCACAGCTTCCAAGACATGGCCATCGAG GGAGGCATCATGGGCATTCAGATCAACTGGAACTGCAACCTGGACAGaacctcctccctctgcctgcccaggTACTCCTTCCGCCGCCTGGACACCCGGGATGTGGACCACAATGTGTCCCCTGGTTACAATTTCAG GTTTGCCAAGTACTACAGTGACCTGACTGGTGCTGAGCGCCGCACGCTCATCAAGGCCTACGGCATCCGCTTCGACATCATAGTGTTCGGAAAG GCTGGGAAATTTGACATCATCCCCACCATGATCAACATCGGCTCTGGTTTGGCGCTCTTAGGGGTG GCAACAGTGCTATGTGACATCATTGTCCTCTACTGCATGAAGAAAAGATACTACTACCGGGAGAAGAAATATAAGTATGTGGAGGATTATGAGCAG GGTCTTGGTGGAGAGATGGACCAGTGA